One genomic segment of Nocardia spumae includes these proteins:
- a CDS encoding lysylphosphatidylglycerol synthase transmembrane domain-containing protein has product MRVDGREIPVSGSLLQPRIRRTSDIIRVALSALLVAVVVAGSLITRPRWEALERSVSDIVGFLTPEQSNLVYLLFGIAILALPFAILVRLILRCQWKLLSGYLAAGLIAVLALSITESGISAPQWHLAVPRQLDTFLSQFLDDPRWIAMLAAGLTVASPWLPVSWRRWWWTLLGAFVPLHLFVSLVVPSRAMFGLAVGWFVGAVFVLVVGTPALEVPLEAAVRVLAGRGYTVTAFTVLRPAGPGPLLLSADTGPHRRLVVEMYGQNQRSWGMLRQLRRWLTFRSSERTPAFASMRRAVEHRALMGIAIGDLDLASNKPLTVAALSRGWTLYAHTTPKGRGLAGTDSAVVLTNVWRSLQRMHRAQISHGDLRAEEIHIAEGRVLFGGFMAAEFGAYEARFATDIAQLLLTTSALFGADSAVRTAIDVLGEQCVLDASRRLTKTGIGTQVRKSVPEAGELMKTVRAQVLQQTGKDRIEAARITRYSRNQLIQLVLLIGLVYVAYPYISQVPTFFTELRTANWWWALLGLVISASTYVGAAMALWGCAGGSINFRNLLGMQVANTFAATTTPAGVGGLALSVRFLQRSGLGAVKATAAVALQQTVQVITHVALLILFSVAAGVSANLSHFVPSATVLYLLAGGLLGAIGAAMFVPTVRRWLRTEVRPQLAEVVGELRTLAHHPTRLLMIVGGCATTTLGAAGALWAAIEAFGGTTTFVTVTVVTMIGGTLASAAPTPGGVGAVEAALIGGLAAFGVPAAIGVPAVLLYRVLTCWLPVFCGWPMMRWLTRHEMI; this is encoded by the coding sequence ATGCGAGTAGACGGGCGGGAGATCCCCGTCTCCGGCAGTCTGCTGCAGCCACGGATCCGGCGTACCAGCGACATCATTCGCGTGGCGCTCTCGGCCCTGCTGGTCGCGGTGGTGGTGGCCGGATCGCTGATCACCCGGCCGCGCTGGGAGGCATTGGAACGGTCGGTGTCCGATATCGTCGGCTTCCTCACACCCGAGCAGTCCAATCTGGTCTATCTGCTCTTCGGCATCGCGATCCTGGCGTTGCCGTTCGCGATTCTGGTGCGGCTGATCCTGCGCTGTCAATGGAAACTGCTCAGTGGCTACCTCGCGGCCGGGTTGATCGCGGTGCTCGCGCTGTCGATCACCGAGAGCGGAATCTCGGCGCCGCAATGGCATCTGGCGGTGCCCCGGCAGCTCGACACGTTCCTGTCCCAGTTCCTCGACGATCCCCGCTGGATCGCGATGCTCGCGGCGGGCCTGACCGTGGCCAGCCCGTGGCTGCCGGTGTCGTGGCGGCGCTGGTGGTGGACACTGCTGGGCGCGTTCGTCCCACTGCATCTGTTCGTGAGCCTGGTGGTGCCCTCGCGCGCGATGTTCGGGCTGGCCGTCGGCTGGTTCGTGGGTGCGGTGTTCGTGCTGGTCGTCGGCACGCCCGCGCTCGAGGTTCCGCTCGAGGCGGCCGTGCGAGTGCTGGCCGGACGCGGATATACCGTCACCGCCTTCACCGTGCTGCGCCCGGCCGGACCCGGACCACTGCTACTGAGCGCCGACACCGGACCGCACCGCCGGCTGGTGGTGGAGATGTACGGCCAGAACCAGCGCAGCTGGGGCATGCTGCGTCAGCTGCGGCGCTGGCTGACCTTCCGCAGCAGCGAGCGCACCCCCGCCTTCGCCTCGATGCGCCGCGCGGTCGAGCATCGCGCGCTGATGGGCATCGCGATCGGCGATCTGGATCTGGCCAGCAACAAACCGCTGACCGTGGCCGCGCTGAGCCGCGGCTGGACACTGTATGCCCACACCACCCCGAAGGGCCGCGGCCTGGCCGGCACCGACAGCGCGGTGGTCCTGACCAATGTCTGGCGCTCGCTGCAGCGAATGCACCGCGCCCAGATCTCGCACGGTGATCTGCGGGCCGAGGAGATTCACATCGCCGAGGGCCGGGTGCTGTTCGGCGGTTTCATGGCCGCCGAGTTCGGCGCCTACGAGGCGCGTTTCGCCACCGATATCGCGCAGTTGCTGCTGACCACGAGCGCGCTGTTCGGTGCGGACTCCGCGGTCCGCACCGCGATCGATGTGCTCGGCGAACAGTGTGTACTCGACGCCTCGCGGCGACTCACCAAAACCGGAATCGGCACCCAGGTGCGCAAATCGGTGCCCGAGGCCGGCGAACTCATGAAGACCGTGCGGGCGCAGGTCCTGCAGCAGACCGGGAAGGATCGCATCGAGGCCGCGCGGATCACCCGGTACTCGCGCAATCAGCTCATCCAGCTGGTGCTGCTGATCGGCCTGGTCTACGTGGCCTACCCCTACATCAGCCAGGTGCCGACGTTCTTCACCGAACTGCGCACCGCGAACTGGTGGTGGGCACTGCTCGGCCTGGTGATCTCGGCATCCACCTATGTCGGTGCGGCGATGGCGCTGTGGGGATGCGCCGGCGGATCGATCAACTTCCGCAACCTGCTGGGTATGCAGGTGGCCAACACCTTCGCCGCGACCACCACCCCGGCCGGCGTGGGCGGTCTGGCCCTGAGTGTGCGTTTCCTGCAGCGCAGCGGCCTGGGCGCGGTGAAGGCGACCGCCGCGGTGGCGCTGCAGCAGACGGTGCAGGTGATCACCCATGTGGCGCTGCTGATCCTGTTCAGTGTGGCCGCGGGTGTCTCGGCGAATCTGTCGCATTTCGTACCGAGTGCGACGGTGCTGTATCTGCTGGCCGGTGGTCTGCTCGGGGCGATCGGCGCGGCCATGTTCGTCCCCACTGTGCGGCGCTGGCTGCGCACCGAGGTCCGGCCGCAGCTGGCGGAGGTGGTGGGCGAACTGCGGACGCTGGCCCACCATCCGACCCGGCTGCTGATGATCGTCGGCGGTTGCGCGACGACCACTCTCGGCGCGGCGGGCGCACTGTGGGCGGCCATCGAGGCCTTCGGCGGTACCACCACCTTCGTGACCGTCACGGTGGTGACCATGATCGGCGGCACGCTGGCCTCGGCCGCGCCCACTCCCGGCGGCGTGGGCGCGGTGGAGGCCGCGCTGATCGGCGGGCTCGCCGCATTCGGGGTGCCGGCGGCGATCGGCGTGCCCGCGGTGCTGCTCTATCGGGTACTGACCTGCTGGCTGCCGGTGTTCTGCGGCTGGCCGATGATGCGCTGGCTCACCAGGCACGAGATGATCTGA
- a CDS encoding SDR family NAD(P)-dependent oxidoreductase → MSTGETTRRVCLLTGAGGRLGDAFCRAYYNSYDIVAVCRNRVPAAPSQDEWFIDPLEPWNPVPENDSRIFVVRADLSRPGEADRVVDIALAKYGAVDLLVNNAAQMTLHPNGLVDGEVALDGLAPAFTMNVEVPLRLATRLAQRCWLHRGDENRARNRNIVNVSSLSGSRVYTGGQAIYAASKAALDHLTRHIAVEFAEFGVRANGIAPTAFPALVPTEVVAAAIAELDSGYLNGGIYGVGDDDAAISLPLEPAAPSPGPPG, encoded by the coding sequence TTGTCAACTGGTGAGACCACACGCCGGGTCTGTCTGCTGACCGGCGCCGGCGGACGCCTCGGGGACGCGTTCTGCCGCGCCTACTACAACAGCTACGACATCGTGGCGGTCTGCCGCAACCGGGTGCCCGCCGCGCCGTCGCAGGACGAGTGGTTCATCGATCCGCTGGAGCCGTGGAATCCGGTTCCGGAGAACGACTCCCGGATCTTCGTCGTCCGCGCCGATCTGAGCCGGCCGGGCGAGGCCGACCGGGTCGTCGATATCGCGCTGGCGAAGTACGGCGCGGTGGACCTGCTGGTGAACAACGCGGCACAGATGACGTTGCATCCGAACGGCCTCGTCGACGGCGAAGTCGCCCTCGACGGACTGGCTCCGGCGTTCACCATGAATGTCGAGGTGCCGTTGCGGCTGGCGACACGGCTGGCGCAGCGGTGCTGGCTGCACCGCGGGGACGAGAACCGGGCCCGCAATCGCAACATCGTGAACGTCTCGAGTCTGTCCGGCTCCCGGGTGTATACCGGCGGCCAGGCGATCTACGCCGCGTCCAAGGCCGCGCTCGATCATCTGACCAGGCATATCGCCGTCGAATTCGCCGAATTCGGGGTGCGCGCGAATGGCATCGCGCCCACCGCGTTTCCCGCACTCGTACCGACCGAGGTCGTCGCGGCGGCGATCGCCGAACTCGATTCCGGATATCTCAACGGCGGCATCTACGGCGTCGGCGACGACGACGCCGCGATCTCCCTCCCGCTCGAGCCCGCCGCGCCCAGTCCGGGACCGCCCGGGTGA
- a CDS encoding 2OG-Fe(II) oxygenase — MLSEAPLPRWFVDLLAHRRWIRRTRPFPHVYVRDVFATEFYERLAAEFERVRTDREELFGPVAEGYGASGVSLTRLRNGPLEVFLSRAWHDLIERVAGVPVTGDVEGSLHHHPPGSTRGWPHHDLAPAWFPAAVPGPEEVGLPGTDIDVKSGDRPAGVPARELVRAVAVLFYLGNSPWQIGDGGETGLFGDIAGAQAAPAMVVPPLNNSMLVFECTPRSWHTFLGANTAARNSVVMWLHRPKEQAASRWGGERIVNW; from the coding sequence ATGTTGTCCGAGGCGCCGCTGCCACGGTGGTTCGTCGATCTGCTGGCGCATCGGCGCTGGATCCGCCGCACTCGTCCGTTTCCCCACGTCTATGTGCGCGATGTCTTCGCCACCGAGTTCTACGAGCGGCTGGCCGCGGAATTCGAACGGGTCCGCACCGATCGGGAGGAGCTGTTCGGTCCGGTTGCCGAGGGGTACGGCGCCTCCGGCGTGAGCCTGACCCGGTTGCGCAACGGGCCGCTCGAGGTCTTTCTGTCGCGGGCGTGGCACGACCTGATCGAACGAGTCGCGGGCGTACCGGTCACCGGCGATGTGGAGGGATCGCTGCACCATCACCCGCCGGGCAGTACCCGGGGCTGGCCGCACCACGATCTGGCCCCCGCCTGGTTTCCGGCGGCCGTGCCCGGTCCGGAGGAAGTCGGCCTGCCCGGCACCGATATCGATGTGAAGTCCGGCGATCGGCCCGCGGGAGTTCCGGCCCGCGAACTGGTGCGGGCCGTCGCGGTGCTGTTCTATCTCGGCAACAGCCCGTGGCAGATCGGCGACGGCGGGGAGACGGGGCTGTTCGGCGATATCGCGGGCGCCCAGGCGGCACCGGCGATGGTGGTTCCGCCACTGAACAATTCGATGCTCGTGTTCGAATGCACGCCGCGGTCCTGGCATACCTTCCTCGGCGCGAACACCGCCGCCCGCAACAGTGTGGTGATGTGGCTGCATCGGCCGAAGGAGCAGGCGGCGAGCCGCTGGGGAGGAGAGCGCATTGTCAACTGGTGA
- a CDS encoding phytoene desaturase family protein, whose protein sequence is MRDSHDVVIVGGGHNGLVAAAYLARAGVSVLLLEQRDRTGGAAVSERLFPGIDARLSRYSYLVSLLPDRIVHDLGLSFRTLGRRISSYTPVGDTGLLVDTADPDRTRESFRAVTGSDADYAAWQQFYGLTARAAERIFPTLLEPLPTRPELQRALDDSEAWELLFDRPLGETIEARFGSDTVRGVVLTDALIGTFTHAHDPSLRQNRCFLYHVIGGGSGDWNVPVGGMGALTDALAAAARRAGAHLRTGATVTGIETDGGTAEVRFDTADGAEVVAARHVLVNAAPHTLARLLGESNGPAPEGSQLKVNMVLRRLPRLRADIDPADAFSGTFHIAEGYDQLERAYGEAANGLVPSAPPSEIYCHTLTDPSILGPEAAAQGMHTLTLFGLHTPASLFDSDHSRIRTRLLNATLSELNAVLAEPIQDCLAVDANGDLCLEAKTPVELDSDLGLPRGHIFHRDLTFPIRTDADPAPAARWGVRTGHDNIFLCGAGSVRGGGVSGIGGHNAAMAVLESRRLS, encoded by the coding sequence ATGCGCGACTCCCACGATGTCGTCATCGTCGGCGGCGGCCACAACGGCCTCGTCGCCGCCGCCTATCTGGCCCGGGCCGGGGTATCGGTCCTGCTGCTGGAGCAGCGCGATCGAACCGGCGGCGCGGCGGTGTCGGAGCGGCTCTTTCCCGGAATCGACGCGCGACTGTCGCGCTACTCGTATCTGGTGAGCCTGCTACCGGATCGGATCGTCCACGACCTGGGCCTGAGCTTCCGCACCCTCGGCCGCCGCATCTCGTCGTACACGCCCGTCGGTGACACCGGGCTCCTGGTCGATACCGCCGATCCGGACCGCACCCGGGAAAGCTTCCGCGCCGTCACCGGGTCGGATGCGGATTATGCTGCCTGGCAACAGTTCTACGGCCTGACCGCCCGTGCGGCCGAGCGCATATTCCCCACCCTGCTGGAACCGCTGCCCACCCGCCCGGAGCTACAGCGCGCGCTCGACGATTCCGAGGCATGGGAGCTGCTGTTCGATCGGCCGCTCGGCGAGACCATCGAGGCCCGATTCGGCAGCGACACCGTCCGCGGCGTCGTACTGACCGATGCCCTGATCGGCACCTTCACCCACGCCCACGATCCGTCGCTGCGGCAGAACCGCTGCTTCCTGTATCACGTGATCGGCGGCGGATCCGGCGACTGGAACGTGCCGGTCGGCGGCATGGGGGCGTTGACCGACGCGCTGGCCGCCGCCGCCCGCCGCGCCGGTGCCCACCTGCGCACCGGCGCCACCGTGACCGGAATCGAAACCGACGGCGGCACAGCGGAAGTGCGCTTCGACACCGCCGACGGCGCCGAGGTGGTGGCCGCACGGCACGTCCTGGTGAACGCCGCGCCGCACACTCTGGCCCGACTGCTCGGCGAATCGAACGGGCCTGCTCCCGAAGGCAGCCAGCTCAAGGTGAACATGGTGCTGCGCCGGCTGCCGCGACTGCGCGCGGATATCGATCCGGCCGACGCGTTCTCCGGCACCTTCCACATCGCCGAGGGGTACGACCAGCTGGAACGCGCCTACGGCGAAGCGGCGAACGGCCTCGTCCCCAGCGCGCCGCCCTCGGAGATCTACTGCCACACCCTGACCGATCCGTCGATTCTCGGCCCGGAAGCCGCCGCGCAGGGCATGCACACCCTCACCCTCTTCGGACTGCACACTCCCGCAAGTCTTTTCGACTCCGACCACAGCCGAATCCGGACGCGACTGCTCAACGCCACGCTGTCGGAATTGAATGCTGTTCTCGCCGAGCCGATTCAGGACTGCCTGGCCGTCGACGCCAACGGTGATCTCTGCCTCGAGGCGAAAACCCCCGTGGAACTCGACTCGGATCTGGGCCTGCCCCGCGGCCATATCTTCCACCGCGATCTGACCTTCCCGATCCGCACCGACGCCGACCCCGCTCCGGCCGCCCGCTGGGGTGTGCGCACCGGCCACGACAATATTTTCCTGTGCGGCGCGGGCTCGGTACGCGGTGGCGGTGTCAGCGGGATCGGCGGCCACAATGCGGCCATGGCGGTCCTGGAATCCAGGCGCCTCAGCTGA
- a CDS encoding GDSL-type esterase/lipase family protein produces the protein MVGDVRVCFVGDSLVAGVGDRGCLGWAGRLAGRAAAAGVPLTYYNLGVRRQTSSDIAARWEAECAQRLTAGTDARVVFSFGINDTLWENGAVRVPVEESAANLRRLLRRSAELGWTVLVVAPPPCADAEHNSRTVELDDRFTEICDRERVSYLRIHQPLRHNDIWMRELRAGDGYHPDAPGYEQIASLIGPHWLRWLSEPGTRLPVVS, from the coding sequence GTGGTAGGCGATGTCCGGGTCTGTTTCGTGGGGGATTCTCTGGTCGCCGGTGTCGGTGACCGAGGGTGTCTGGGCTGGGCCGGTCGGCTGGCCGGGCGCGCGGCCGCGGCGGGGGTGCCGCTGACCTATTACAACCTCGGGGTGCGCCGGCAGACCTCCTCCGATATCGCCGCCCGCTGGGAGGCCGAATGCGCCCAGCGGCTGACCGCCGGGACCGACGCGCGCGTGGTCTTCTCCTTCGGAATCAACGACACGCTGTGGGAGAACGGCGCCGTCCGGGTTCCGGTGGAGGAGTCGGCGGCCAATCTGCGCCGATTACTCCGGCGGTCCGCCGAACTCGGCTGGACCGTGCTGGTGGTGGCGCCACCACCGTGTGCCGACGCGGAACACAACAGTCGCACCGTGGAACTGGATGATCGGTTCACCGAAATCTGTGATCGGGAGCGGGTTTCCTATCTGCGTATCCATCAGCCCCTGCGGCACAACGACATCTGGATGCGGGAATTGCGGGCAGGTGACGGCTACCATCCCGACGCGCCCGGCTACGAGCAGATCGCCTCGCTCATCGGACCGCACTGGCTGCGCTGGCTGTCCGAACCGGGCACCCGGCTTCCGGTGGTCAGCTGA
- a CDS encoding acyl carrier protein, with translation MTDAAVAAVARLLGTGPESVSATVPFTDLGLTSAQLARLTAVLEDALGVEISLTDLYDHPDIDRLVDHLELR, from the coding sequence ATGACGGATGCGGCAGTGGCGGCGGTCGCCCGGTTGCTCGGCACCGGACCCGAATCAGTCTCGGCCACAGTTCCTTTCACCGATCTGGGGTTGACCTCCGCCCAGCTCGCCCGCCTCACCGCCGTTCTGGAAGACGCACTCGGCGTGGAGATTTCGCTGACCGATCTCTACGACCACCCCGATATCGACCGACTCGTCGACCATCTCGAGTTGCGATGA
- a CDS encoding NAD(P)H-dependent flavin oxidoreductase, translating to MLRTRFTEMFGIEHPIVQGGMMHVGRAELVAAVANAGGLGFITALTQPTPDDLRREIERTRELTDKPFGVNVTILPSINPPPYEEYAKAIIDSGVKIVETAGSNPEPFLPHYKAAGIKVLHKCTSVRHALKAQKIGVDGVSIDGFECAGHPGEDDVPGLILIPAAAKALEIPIVASGGFADARGLVAALALGADGVNMGTRFLCTAESPVHQKVKEQIVAHTERDTQLIFRTMRNTARVANNEISRKVVEIEAAGGVFEDVRDLVAGARGRRVFDEGDLDAGIWSAGQVQGLIDDIPTCAELISRIVEEAETLINARLTSLIA from the coding sequence ATGTTGCGCACCAGATTCACCGAGATGTTCGGTATCGAGCACCCGATCGTGCAGGGCGGCATGATGCACGTCGGCCGGGCCGAACTCGTGGCGGCGGTCGCCAACGCCGGCGGACTCGGTTTCATCACCGCGCTCACCCAGCCCACCCCCGACGATCTGCGGCGCGAGATCGAACGCACCCGCGAGCTCACCGACAAGCCGTTCGGTGTCAACGTCACGATCCTGCCCTCGATCAACCCGCCGCCGTACGAGGAGTACGCCAAGGCGATCATCGACTCCGGCGTGAAGATCGTCGAGACCGCCGGTAGCAACCCCGAACCCTTCCTGCCCCACTACAAGGCGGCCGGAATCAAGGTGCTGCACAAGTGCACCAGCGTGCGGCACGCGCTCAAGGCGCAGAAGATCGGCGTCGACGGCGTCAGCATCGACGGCTTCGAATGTGCCGGACATCCCGGTGAGGACGATGTGCCCGGCCTGATCCTGATCCCCGCCGCCGCCAAGGCCCTGGAGATCCCGATCGTCGCCTCGGGTGGCTTCGCCGACGCCCGCGGTCTGGTCGCCGCGCTGGCGCTGGGCGCGGACGGCGTGAACATGGGCACCCGCTTCCTGTGCACCGCGGAATCGCCCGTGCACCAGAAGGTCAAGGAGCAGATCGTCGCGCATACCGAACGCGACACCCAGCTCATCTTCCGCACCATGCGCAACACCGCGCGGGTGGCGAACAACGAGATCAGCCGCAAGGTGGTCGAAATCGAGGCCGCCGGCGGCGTTTTCGAGGATGTGCGCGATCTGGTCGCCGGCGCGCGCGGCCGCCGGGTCTTCGACGAGGGCGACCTCGACGCCGGCATCTGGTCCGCCGGTCAGGTGCAGGGTCTGATCGACGACATCCCCACCTGCGCCGAGCTGATCTCGCGCATCGTGGAGGAGGCCGAGACGCTGATCAACGCGCGGCTGACCTCCCTGATCGCCTGA
- a CDS encoding class I SAM-dependent methyltransferase — protein MSAANTAAVAAAYDDVAELYTNMFRDAMVQRPFDRAFLALFADLVREGTPGVVADVGCGPGRITGHLDGLGLRTFGLDASAEMIRMARDVHPHLRFDHAPMERIDVADGELAAIVAWYSIIHMPPEQLPDVFAEFARAIAPEGLLLLAFQAADDGIASQPYDHRVAPVVRWSPVRLTELLRPAGFAPVTHMVCAPGPDERTPQGYLLVRKSAGTEAGAGDS, from the coding sequence GTGAGCGCAGCGAATACCGCAGCCGTGGCCGCCGCCTACGACGACGTGGCCGAGCTGTATACGAATATGTTCCGCGACGCGATGGTCCAACGGCCTTTCGATCGCGCCTTTCTCGCACTGTTCGCGGATCTGGTGCGGGAGGGCACACCCGGCGTAGTCGCGGACGTCGGGTGTGGCCCGGGGCGGATCACGGGGCACCTGGACGGTCTGGGACTCCGGACCTTCGGACTCGACGCCTCCGCGGAGATGATCCGGATGGCCCGGGACGTCCATCCGCACTTGCGCTTCGACCATGCGCCCATGGAACGGATCGACGTCGCCGACGGCGAGCTGGCCGCGATCGTGGCCTGGTACAGCATCATCCACATGCCGCCGGAGCAGTTGCCGGATGTGTTCGCCGAATTCGCGCGCGCCATCGCCCCCGAAGGGCTGCTGCTGCTGGCATTCCAGGCGGCCGACGACGGTATCGCGTCACAGCCCTACGACCACCGGGTGGCGCCGGTCGTGCGATGGTCGCCGGTCCGGCTCACCGAATTGCTGCGCCCGGCCGGATTCGCGCCGGTGACGCACATGGTCTGCGCCCCCGGCCCGGACGAACGCACCCCGCAGGGATATCTCCTGGTCCGCAAGTCCGCCGGAACGGAGGCGGGCGCCGGCGATTCGTGA
- the fadD5 gene encoding fatty-acid--CoA ligase FadD5, which produces MTTGVQTDEPIRSRRNHWNNQIATHALMRPDAVALRFRGQDTTWKQLHERSGKFADSLSRRGVGFGDRVLILALNYTEYLEAVFGINALGAIAVPVNFRLTPPEVAYIVADSGASAIVTDALLQPLATGVMGQSEQLRTCIVIGGTTGEGVIGYDDFLAETGASHVPQDIPEDTPALIMYTSGTTGSPKGAILSYANLNAQALTCIRALNATPDSIGFCTSPLFHIAGLGSLAPAFMLGSKTVLHPLGAFDATEFLDAIEAEQATTAFCVPAQWQLICEDPTVKQRKLALETLSWGAAPASETVLRAMAECFPDAQNVAVFGQTEMSPITCVLEGKDALRKLGSVGQPIPTIQTRVVDDEMNDVAPGEIGEIVYRGPTMMQGYWNKPEATAEAFAGGWFHSGDLVRQDEEGFVWVVDRKKDMIISGGENIYCAEVENVLFAHPKIHEAAVVGRSHEKWGEVPVAVVALLDGETLTLEELSAFLNDNLARYKHPKDLVIVPELPRNASGKVVKVQLRKEYAG; this is translated from the coding sequence ATGACCACCGGTGTCCAGACCGACGAACCGATCCGGTCGCGGCGCAATCACTGGAACAACCAGATCGCCACCCATGCGCTGATGCGTCCGGACGCCGTGGCGCTCCGGTTCCGCGGGCAGGACACCACCTGGAAGCAGTTGCACGAGCGGTCCGGGAAATTCGCCGACTCCCTGTCGCGTCGCGGCGTCGGCTTCGGCGACCGAGTGCTGATTCTGGCCCTCAACTACACCGAATACCTCGAGGCCGTCTTCGGTATCAATGCCCTCGGCGCGATCGCGGTGCCGGTCAACTTCCGGCTCACTCCGCCCGAAGTCGCCTACATCGTGGCCGATTCCGGCGCCTCCGCCATCGTCACCGACGCCCTGCTGCAGCCGCTGGCCACCGGCGTCATGGGGCAGAGCGAACAGCTGCGGACCTGCATCGTCATCGGCGGGACCACGGGTGAGGGGGTCATCGGCTACGACGACTTCCTGGCCGAGACCGGCGCCTCCCATGTGCCGCAGGACATTCCGGAGGACACTCCGGCGCTGATCATGTACACCTCGGGCACCACGGGCAGTCCCAAGGGCGCGATCCTGTCCTACGCCAATCTCAATGCCCAGGCGCTGACCTGCATCCGGGCGCTGAACGCGACGCCGGACAGCATCGGCTTCTGCACCTCGCCGCTGTTCCACATCGCCGGATTGGGCAGTCTCGCACCGGCGTTCATGCTCGGCTCCAAGACCGTGCTGCATCCGCTCGGCGCGTTCGACGCCACCGAATTCCTCGATGCGATCGAGGCCGAACAGGCCACCACCGCCTTCTGCGTTCCCGCACAATGGCAGCTGATCTGTGAGGACCCGACCGTGAAGCAGCGCAAGCTGGCCTTGGAGACCCTCAGCTGGGGTGCGGCTCCGGCCTCGGAGACGGTGTTGCGGGCGATGGCCGAATGTTTCCCGGACGCACAGAATGTCGCGGTCTTCGGCCAGACCGAGATGTCGCCGATCACCTGTGTGCTCGAGGGAAAGGACGCGCTGCGCAAACTGGGCTCGGTCGGTCAGCCGATCCCGACGATCCAGACCCGCGTCGTCGACGACGAGATGAACGATGTCGCCCCGGGGGAGATCGGTGAGATCGTCTACCGCGGCCCGACCATGATGCAGGGTTACTGGAACAAGCCCGAGGCGACCGCCGAGGCCTTCGCCGGCGGCTGGTTCCACTCCGGCGACCTGGTGCGCCAAGACGAGGAGGGCTTCGTCTGGGTGGTCGACCGCAAGAAGGACATGATCATCTCCGGCGGCGAGAACATCTACTGTGCCGAAGTGGAGAATGTGCTGTTCGCGCATCCGAAGATCCACGAGGCGGCGGTCGTCGGCCGTTCGCACGAGAAGTGGGGCGAGGTGCCGGTGGCCGTGGTCGCACTGCTCGACGGTGAAACGCTCACCCTCGAGGAGCTCTCGGCGTTCCTCAACGACAATCTCGCCCGGTACAAGCACCCGAAGGATCTGGTGATCGTGCCCGAGCTGCCGCGCAACGCCAGCGGCAAGGTCGTGAAGGTGCAGCTGCGCAAGGAGTACGCGGGCTGA